A window of the Deltaproteobacteria bacterium GWC2_55_46 genome harbors these coding sequences:
- a CDS encoding type I-C CRISPR-associated protein Cas5: MATVLKSRLMHLKVWGQNACFTRPEMKVERVSYDVMTPSAARGVLEAILWKPAIVWRIAQIDVLRPIKWASVRRNEVGAVMSARSAGIFVEDERQQRAGLILRDVEYTIHAFFEMTERAGPADNVVKFEEMFQRRAENGQCFHRPYLGCREFVAHFNPVLKDELLPEPIDKNMDLGWMLYDIKHDNSADVNYIHLCGAGCRPYFFRASLDKGIVLVPPAASKEVRG; this comes from the coding sequence ATGGCTACTGTCTTAAAAAGCCGTCTTATGCATCTTAAGGTTTGGGGGCAGAACGCGTGTTTCACCAGGCCCGAGATGAAGGTTGAGAGGGTCTCGTATGATGTAATGACTCCATCCGCCGCAAGAGGGGTATTAGAAGCCATTCTTTGGAAGCCTGCCATAGTCTGGCGGATAGCGCAGATCGATGTGCTTCGGCCCATCAAGTGGGCGTCGGTCAGGAGGAACGAGGTGGGTGCCGTGATGTCGGCTCGCTCCGCTGGGATTTTTGTTGAAGATGAGAGGCAACAGAGGGCGGGACTAATCCTCCGGGATGTCGAATACACCATACACGCTTTTTTTGAAATGACGGAGAGAGCAGGTCCGGCGGATAATGTTGTCAAGTTTGAGGAGATGTTCCAACGGCGCGCGGAAAACGGCCAATGCTTTCACAGACCGTACTTGGGGTGCAGGGAGTTCGTGGCGCACTTCAATCCTGTTCTTAAAGACGAGCTCTTGCCAGAGCCGATAGATAAAAACATGGATCTGGGCTGGATGCTCTATGACATTAAACATGATAATAGCGCTGATGTAAACTACATACACCTTTGCGGTGCCGGATGCCGACCATACTTCTTCCGAGCTTCGTTGGATAAAGGCATTGTGCTGGTGCCCCCAGCGGCAAGCAAGGAGGTGAGGGGATGA
- a CDS encoding type I-C CRISPR-associated protein Cas8c/Csd1 — MILQALNAYYRRMATDKDSDIAPEGFQRQAIPFVVMLDGKGRFRGIQDTRQTDGKKKIARTFIVPKAVKRSVGIEANLLWDNPAYVFGCSKPDKKKDGVKAAERAKEQQESFIAKVKKNLPDSSDIGVNAVLQFLATRDFIGVFSHTLWPEIEEGGANIAFQLEGDTELVCQRDAVVNTIMKGKEDENETASPCLVTGEMTVPARLHTAIKGVWGAQSAGANIVSFNLDAFTSFGKTQGFNAPIGEKAEHAYTTAINTLLAKGSRQRIQVGDASTVFWAERQNVMEELFKDFFGEPPKGQSAQDNEAIKALFKAPETGAPPLDSDLTKFYVLGLSPNASRIAVRFWYAGTVGCVAQNIRQHFCDCSIVHSPREPEHLSLFRLLVSTAMEGKADNIQPNLSGEVMKAILSGNPYPKTLLSSAIRRIKAEREITYPRASLIKAILVRESRFYNRKEKEVSMSLDPENKNTGYLLGRLFAVLERAQEFASPGINATIRDRFYGSASSTPVAAFPHLMKLKNHHIAKLENRGAAVNLEKQIGGIMEGVSDFPAYLSLQDQGRFAIGYYHQRQSFFVKKDSE; from the coding sequence ATGATACTTCAGGCATTAAATGCTTATTATAGGCGGATGGCGACGGATAAGGACTCTGATATCGCACCCGAGGGATTTCAAAGGCAAGCAATCCCGTTTGTCGTCATGCTTGACGGTAAAGGCCGATTCAGAGGCATTCAAGATACAAGGCAAACAGATGGGAAAAAGAAGATTGCGCGTACTTTTATCGTTCCGAAAGCCGTCAAAAGGTCAGTCGGTATTGAGGCCAATCTTCTATGGGACAACCCCGCTTATGTCTTTGGGTGTTCGAAACCTGATAAAAAGAAGGATGGCGTAAAAGCCGCCGAACGCGCCAAGGAACAGCAGGAGAGTTTCATTGCTAAAGTCAAAAAAAATTTACCCGATTCATCAGATATCGGAGTGAATGCGGTTCTTCAATTCCTCGCTACTCGCGATTTCATCGGCGTATTTTCGCATACTTTGTGGCCTGAAATTGAGGAGGGCGGGGCAAATATAGCCTTTCAGCTTGAAGGTGACACGGAACTCGTATGCCAGCGCGATGCAGTAGTGAATACCATTATGAAAGGAAAGGAAGATGAAAACGAAACAGCATCGCCTTGCCTTGTAACAGGAGAAATGACCGTCCCTGCTCGCCTACATACCGCCATTAAAGGCGTATGGGGGGCACAGTCCGCAGGTGCGAACATCGTCTCATTTAATCTCGATGCCTTTACTTCGTTTGGAAAAACGCAGGGCTTCAATGCGCCAATTGGGGAAAAAGCCGAGCACGCATATACGACTGCAATAAACACCTTGCTTGCAAAAGGCTCAAGGCAACGCATACAGGTAGGAGACGCAAGCACGGTCTTCTGGGCAGAAAGACAGAATGTCATGGAGGAATTGTTTAAAGATTTTTTTGGAGAACCCCCTAAAGGACAATCGGCGCAGGACAATGAGGCGATAAAAGCGCTCTTTAAAGCGCCTGAAACAGGAGCGCCTCCTCTCGATAGCGACTTGACGAAGTTCTATGTCCTTGGCCTTTCACCAAACGCATCCCGTATTGCGGTGCGCTTCTGGTATGCAGGGACCGTTGGATGTGTCGCCCAGAATATCAGGCAACATTTTTGCGATTGCAGTATCGTCCACAGTCCAAGGGAACCCGAACATCTCTCGTTATTCCGGCTCCTCGTTTCAACCGCAATGGAGGGAAAGGCGGACAATATTCAACCGAACCTTTCAGGAGAGGTGATGAAGGCGATACTTTCAGGAAATCCATATCCTAAAACGCTGCTTTCATCAGCTATAAGGAGGATCAAGGCCGAGAGGGAAATAACCTATCCAAGGGCATCCCTCATTAAGGCAATTCTCGTGAGGGAATCAAGATTTTATAACAGAAAAGAAAAGGAGGTAAGTATGTCACTTGACCCCGAAAACAAAAACACAGGGTATCTCTTGGGGCGCTTATTTGCGGTTCTGGAGCGGGCGCAGGAGTTCGCAAGTCCGGGCATTAACGCAACTATCAGAGACCGCTTCTATGGCTCGGCATCGAGCACTCCGGTTGCCGCCTTCCCCCACTTGATGAAGCTCAAGAACCACCATATCGCAAAACTCGAAAACAGGGGCGCGGCGGTAAATCTCGAAAAACAGATAGGCGGGATAATGGAGGGAGTAAGCGATTTTCCCGCGTATCTGAGTCTCCAAGACCAGGGGCGCTTTGCCATTGGCTACTACCACCAGAGACAGAGTTTTTTCGTAAAGAAAGACAGTGAATAA
- a CDS encoding type I-C CRISPR-associated protein Cas7/Csd2, translated as MSKAVNNRYDFVLLFDVKDGNPNGDPDAGNLPRLDPETGHGLVTDVCLKRKVRNYVQMAGREQGFDIYVKEKAVLGRAHVDAFKRLGIQLGEESKVQIPSGLVDKFSELSLPDGLRVEEDDNTDFLLIESDVDKKAVKEWIKEIKPDKDIKKFIDDTMKGAKSRKPSGDEVQKGRDEMCKTFYDIRTFGAVLSLKSAPNCGQVRGPVQLTFARSIDQIAPLEHSITRMAVATEAEAEKQQGDNRTMGRKFTVPYGLYRCHGFVSAPLASQTGFTDDDLELLWKSLTEMFEHDRSAARGEMSTRKLVVFKHDSALGSAPAHALFERVTVSRKSVAAPPRGFADYEINISKVGLPNGVSIIEKP; from the coding sequence ATGAGCAAAGCAGTAAACAACCGTTATGATTTTGTATTGTTATTCGATGTTAAGGACGGGAATCCAAATGGAGACCCCGATGCAGGAAACCTCCCTCGCTTAGACCCGGAAACCGGGCATGGTCTGGTTACGGATGTGTGCCTGAAAAGGAAGGTAAGGAACTATGTGCAGATGGCCGGACGAGAACAGGGGTTTGATATCTATGTCAAAGAAAAAGCTGTCCTCGGGAGAGCACATGTCGATGCATTTAAACGACTCGGAATCCAATTAGGAGAAGAATCCAAAGTACAAATACCATCTGGCCTGGTCGACAAATTTTCTGAATTGAGCTTGCCTGATGGTTTGAGGGTTGAAGAGGACGATAATACTGATTTTCTTCTCATTGAATCCGATGTTGATAAAAAAGCAGTTAAAGAATGGATAAAAGAGATAAAGCCCGACAAGGATATAAAGAAGTTTATTGATGATACAATGAAAGGGGCAAAATCTCGAAAGCCATCTGGAGACGAGGTGCAAAAAGGAAGAGATGAGATGTGTAAAACATTCTATGACATACGCACTTTTGGTGCTGTGTTGTCACTAAAGTCAGCCCCGAACTGCGGACAGGTGCGCGGCCCTGTCCAATTAACCTTCGCCCGCAGCATAGACCAGATAGCGCCTCTTGAGCACAGCATCACCCGCATGGCCGTGGCGACCGAGGCAGAGGCCGAGAAACAGCAGGGCGATAACCGCACGATGGGAAGGAAGTTTACGGTCCCCTACGGCCTTTACAGGTGCCACGGGTTCGTCTCCGCTCCGCTTGCCTCACAGACCGGTTTTACGGACGATGACCTGGAGCTTCTGTGGAAGTCTCTTACTGAAATGTTCGAGCACGACCGCTCTGCCGCGCGTGGAGAGATGTCTACACGGAAGCTCGTGGTCTTCAAGCACGATAGCGCCCTCGGCAGCGCCCCGGCTCATGCACTGTTCGAGCGCGTCACGGTCTCGCGCAAAAGCGTTGCGGCTCCACCACGCGGTTTTGCTGATTACGAGATCAATATTAGTAAAGTAGGCCTCCCGAATGGGGTCAGCATAATCGAGAAACCGTAG
- a CDS encoding CRISPR-associated protein Cas4: protein MFSEDDLLPISALQHLSFCERQWGLIHLEGIWGENRLTVEGRHLHDRAHEDETEVRRDLRIARGLRLRSLRLGLSGKADVVEFHLVKEADKTGGMRLEGVAGLWRPVPVEYKRGKPKLDACDEVQICAQALCIEEMTGAQVQNGMLFYGTPRRRYDVLFDTGLKGKTEALCVRLHELTKARKTPAAKYEKKCESCSLIDFCMPKTVGKRTKVERYIMAAISDTADTKGTE from the coding sequence ATGTTCTCCGAAGACGACCTCCTCCCCATCTCCGCGCTCCAGCACCTCTCGTTCTGCGAGCGGCAGTGGGGGCTTATACACCTTGAGGGCATCTGGGGGGAAAACCGCCTGACCGTGGAAGGCCGCCATCTCCATGACAGGGCGCATGAGGATGAAACCGAGGTCCGGCGCGATCTACGCATAGCCCGGGGGCTTCGCCTTCGCTCTTTAAGGCTCGGGCTTTCCGGGAAGGCGGACGTCGTTGAGTTCCATCTCGTAAAGGAGGCGGACAAAACAGGCGGCATGCGCCTTGAGGGTGTCGCGGGTCTCTGGCGGCCCGTTCCCGTTGAGTATAAACGTGGCAAGCCAAAATTGGACGCGTGCGACGAGGTCCAGATTTGCGCTCAGGCGCTCTGTATCGAGGAGATGACCGGCGCGCAGGTGCAGAACGGGATGCTCTTTTACGGTACTCCGAGAAGAAGATATGATGTACTCTTTGACACCGGGTTAAAGGGGAAAACGGAAGCGCTCTGTGTGCGCCTCCATGAGCTTACAAAGGCGCGCAAAACACCGGCGGCAAAATACGAGAAGAAATGCGAGAGCTGTTCCCTTATCGACTTTTGCATGCCCAAAACCGTCGGCAAGCGGACGAAAGTGGAAAGATACATCATGGCGGCCATCTCTGATACTGCCGATACAAAAGGAACGGAATGA
- a CDS encoding subtype I-C CRISPR-associated endonuclease Cas1 produces MKRLLNTLFVTTQGAYLSREGETVLVRVEYETKLRVPIHTLGGIVCFGQVSASPPLMELCGEAGVTLSFLSEHGHFIARVHGPVSGNVLLRREQYRRADDETSSSVVARAVLVAKVANCRTVLLRSAREKPDADSAEALLSASGRLSRILKSLENEASLDALRGMEGEAARTYFSVFDHLVLSQKEDFYFTERSRRPPLDNLNALLSFIYTLLAHDVASALEGVGLDPAVGFLHRDRPGRPGLALDLMEELRPFLADRLALSLVNRQQVKGKGFNATETRAVMMDDKTRKEVLVSYQKRKQEEIQHPFLGEKVAIGLLPHCQAMLLARYLRGDMDGYPPFIYK; encoded by the coding sequence ATGAAGCGGCTGCTCAATACGCTTTTTGTCACCACTCAAGGCGCATACCTTTCCCGCGAAGGAGAGACCGTGCTCGTCCGGGTGGAATACGAAACAAAGCTTCGGGTGCCGATCCACACCCTCGGAGGGATAGTTTGTTTCGGACAGGTCTCGGCGAGCCCTCCGCTTATGGAACTGTGTGGAGAGGCGGGCGTTACGCTCTCTTTTTTGAGCGAGCATGGTCATTTCATTGCACGGGTGCACGGCCCCGTTTCGGGGAATGTGCTTTTAAGGCGCGAACAATATCGTCGTGCGGATGACGAGACGTCCTCCTCCGTGGTTGCGCGCGCAGTTCTTGTCGCAAAGGTCGCCAATTGCCGTACGGTTCTACTGCGCTCCGCGCGGGAGAAGCCGGATGCTGATAGCGCGGAGGCCCTTCTTTCCGCCTCCGGGCGCCTGTCGCGAATACTCAAAAGTCTTGAGAATGAAGCCTCTCTCGATGCCCTCCGGGGCATGGAAGGGGAGGCGGCGCGTACATACTTCAGCGTATTCGATCACCTCGTGCTGTCTCAGAAGGAAGACTTTTATTTTACGGAGAGGAGCCGAAGGCCTCCGCTTGACAACCTCAACGCGCTGCTCTCATTCATCTACACCTTGCTTGCCCACGATGTCGCATCGGCGCTTGAGGGTGTGGGGCTTGACCCGGCTGTGGGCTTTTTGCACCGGGACAGACCCGGAAGGCCGGGGCTTGCGCTCGATCTCATGGAGGAGTTAAGGCCTTTCCTTGCCGACCGGCTGGCGCTTTCTCTTGTGAACCGGCAGCAGGTGAAGGGCAAGGGGTTCAACGCAACCGAGACCAGGGCGGTTATGATGGACGACAAAACGCGGAAGGAGGTGCTTGTATCTTATCAAAAACGCAAGCAGGAGGAGATTCAGCATCCTTTCCTGGGCGAAAAGGTGGCAATCGGGCTTCTCCCTCATTGTCAGGCGATGCTCCTTGCGCGTTATCTGCGTGGCGACATGGATGGATATCCACCGTTCATTTATAAATGA
- a CDS encoding CRISPR-associated endonuclease Cas2 — protein sequence MMVLVTYDVNTETEAGKKRLRRVAKVCENTGQRVQNSVFECLVDPARWVDMRQKLIKEIDPAVDSLRFYFLGSNWKRRIEHAGAKPAYDPEGPLIV from the coding sequence ATGATGGTATTGGTGACTTATGATGTGAATACTGAGACCGAGGCAGGCAAAAAAAGGCTCAGGCGCGTTGCCAAAGTATGTGAGAACACCGGCCAGCGGGTGCAGAACTCGGTTTTTGAATGCCTGGTGGACCCAGCCCGATGGGTCGATATGCGCCAAAAGCTGATTAAGGAGATCGACCCTGCCGTTGATAGTCTGCGGTTCTATTTTTTGGGGAGCAACTGGAAACGGCGGATTGAGCACGCCGGAGCAAAACCCGCGTATGACCCCGAAGGGCCTCTCATCGTCTAA